The Puntigrus tetrazona isolate hp1 chromosome 4, ASM1883169v1, whole genome shotgun sequence genome includes a window with the following:
- the LOC122342974 gene encoding uncharacterized protein LOC122342974 — translation MDTGKTFLTILYLLLYSCSGTAEIDVSQINKVEKGMSATKEFLQSLSEVFKNEGRDTARDPPTKVVKVFGSFGKVAVSFGFIKSSINFIFAFTPQSDPTLQFMQEQFAGVNSKLNSLSLQVSTLRTEMKWTDYASSYAKDENVIKNSWAKLTEFIQTAPLASTQEQKTRLAESFTTFYKNTGTDKSVANLYRYITENNNVRLNKNLLKLIIKKSNGNFNVLVQYSAYFTTLMVSGLNLNVFYNKLKGCDDEVKVQEAVKELSNTLSAIQDALIECADDFEKWAHKDAVKLSNQRFSSRGKLASDIKHHLERKFHWFKWIVIAHPKNAQKEFTFGKSIYINVKKKTFVHVIHKEKASTVDQNIKNNVTSSLQKELLNQINTRKCATIKDELLRRLGAKVTRHILFLHAVTKPSGYAQTDVPDIKLSCHIAGHPNNSPRDFNIYLQGNTVVKTPCSDVNCNHGECKHIKDTTQVFCKCYKMFHGPACKESIQNIINYAVLEGEINSVIYKPVPGLTKIYSSVQELKKYTEEILGSVRNDVQWTQTIVKYSNVIQKFHFINILHSRLKKSAITQCHYVSEFKAQFTEGGHSFKFYLTEFHNMMMGTGVGDKQNILDIFRNSLVHNSQKQSGEPVECTQYYTDQIDYFVRYIFALEKEAVLAWSKFLLVTGKSKNIVEKVFKDYVSQQWRLFNKNGCGPLNAADLQNNHCKELYHSTAQQQVRIKCGGLLKPFPQTVGCSGGQWSALPACYAEQENGRVECRSEGRATVCKASCSPGWGSATHPQPAEYKCSQQPCPSFTPHMCNNCMQDFVCKAHEVCTGSYGTCRETCLVRPCGVNARCFSYNHARSCTCVSPWKGDPYQGCRSQDLQWVNTRGVPWNAVRSPTQVVVCKAIGPDGGWHSGFVRNQLCIYEYNWGEHHARNYEVLVDPCGGRGWRWMLGAQGNMLSYDESKRFPGVKYYVCSATHDGRVGKLFNTYLGFLCHIARGTANRDRSFYSLVTQPCF, via the exons ATGGATACTGGCAAGACTTTCCTCACTATCCTTTATCTGCTTCTATACAGCTGTTCAGGCACAGCTGAAATTGATGTCTCCCAAATCAATAAAGTGGAAAAGGGCATGTCAGCCACTAAAGAATTTCTCCAAAGTCTCAGTGAAGTTTTTAAAAACGAGGGGAGAGACACAGCTCGTGACCCACCCACAAAAGTCGTaaaagtctttggttcttttggCAAAGTTGCAGTAAGTTTTGGCTTTATCAAGTCTTCAATTAACTTCATCTTTGCATTCACTCCACAATCGGATCCAACACTGCAGTTCATGCAGGAACAGTTTGCTGGGGTCAACAGTAAactcaactctctctctcttcaagtTTCCACCCTGCGAACAGAAATGAAATGGACCGACTACGCAAGCAGCTATGCCAAAGACGAGAATGTGATCAAGAACTCCTGGGCTAAGTTAACCGAGTTTATACAGACTGCTCCTTTGGCTTCCACGCAAGAACAGAAGACCAGGCTGGCTGAGAGTTTCACCACTTTCTATAAAAACACTGGCACAGACAAGAGTGTTGCTAATTTATACCGATACATCACTGAGAACAATAACGTCAGGTTGAATAAGAATCTTTTAAAGCTCATTATCAAGAAATCCAATGGTAATTTTAATGTTCTGGTGCAATACTCTGCCTACTTCACCACTCTGATGGTTTCAGGGctgaatttaaatgtgttttataacaAATTAAAGGGCTGTGATGATGAAGTAAAGGTACAAGAAGCAGTCAAAGAACTGTCCAACACTTTATCAGCCATACAGGATGCCTTGATTGAGTGTGCCGATGACTTTGAGAAGTGGGCTCACAAGGATGCTGTGAAACTTAGCAATCAACGATTCTCAAGTAGAGGAAAGCTAGCTTCAGATATTAAGCATCATTTGGAGAGAAAATTCCACTGGTTCAAATGGATAGTGATTGCCCACCcaaaaaatgctcaaaaagAGTTTACGTTTGGAAAGTcaatttacattaatgttaaaaaaaagacgTTTGTTCACGTAATTCATAAAGAAAAGGCTTCTACTGTTGATCAAAACATTAAGAACAATGTTACATCCAGTTTGCAAAAAGAATTATTAAATCAGATCAATACTCGGAAGTGTGCAACAATAAAAGATGAGCTGCTCCGCAGGCTTGGTGCTAAAGTTACCCGCCACATACTGTTTCTTCATGCTGTTACAAAACCCTCAGGCTATGCTCAAACAGATGTGCCAGATATTAAGCTAAGCTGTCACATAGCAGGACACCCTAACAACTCTCCCAGAGACTTTAATATCTACCTTCAAGGAAATACTGTGGTGAAAACTCCTTGTTCAGATGTGAATTGCAACCATGGAGAATGTAAACACATCAAGGACACCACACAAGTGTTCTGCAAGTGCTATAAGATGTTCCATGGTCCAGCTTGTAAGGAAAGCATTCAGAATATTATTAACTATGCAGTTTTGGAAGGTGAAATCAACAGTGTGATCTATAAACCTGTCCCTGGTCTAACAAAAATTTACTCGAGTGTCCAGGAGCTGAAGAAATACACTGAAGAGATACTTGGGTCTGTTAGAAATGACGTCCAGTGGACACAAACCATTGTCAAATACAGCAATGTGATTCAGAAGTTTCACTTCATCAACATATTACATTCACGACTTAAGAAAAGTGCAATAACCCAATGCCACTATGTTTCTGAATTTAAAGCTCAGTTCACAGAAGGAGGACACTCATTTAAGTTTTATCTCACTGAATTCCACAACATGATGATGGGCACTGGGGTTggagacaaacaaaacattctggATATATTTCGCAACTCGCTTGTTCACAACTCCCAGAAACAGTCTGGTGAGCCAGTAGAGTGCACACAATACTACACTGACCAGATTGATTATTTTGTTCGCTACATATTTGCCCTAGAAAAGGAAGCTGTTTTAGCTTGGTCAAAATTTCTGCTGGTCACTGGAAAATCAAAGAACATTGTAGAGAAGGTTTTTAAGGACTATGTTTCACAGCAGTGGAGACTCTTCAATAAAAACGGATGTGGCCCTCTAAATGCTGCGGATCTTCAGAACAACCATTGCAAGGAGTTGTACCATAGCACAGCCCAGCAGCAAGTCAGAATTAAATGTGGTGGATTGCTGAAGCCTTTCCCACAAACCGTGGGGTGCTCTGGAGGGCAGTGGAGTGCCTTGCCTGCCTGCTACGCTGAGCAGGAAAATGGGAGAGTTGAGTGCAGATCTGAAGGTAGAGCCACCGTCTGTAAGGCCTCATGCTCGCCTGGCTGGGGCTCCGCCACACACCCTCAACCTGCTGAGTATAAATGCTCACAGCAACCTTGTCCATCCTTCACACCACACATGTGTAACAACTGCATGCAAGACTTTGTTTGTAAGGCCCATGAGgtctgcactggctcctatggCACATGTCGTGAAACGTGCCTGGTTAGACCCTGTGGAGTAAATGCCAGATGCTTCTCCTACAATCATGCCAGGAGCTGCACCTGTGTGAGCCCGTGGAAAGGAGACCCTTACCAGGGCTGCAGAAGTCAAGACCTCCAGTGGGTTAATACCAGAGGAGTACCATGGA ATGCTGTTCGATCTCCAACCCAAGTAGTAGTGTGCAAAGCCATTGGACCTGACGGAGGGTGGCACAGTGGGTTTGTAAGGAATCAGCTCTGCATCTATGAATATAACTGGGGAGAGCATCATGCCAGAAACTATGAG GTTCTTGTTGATCCATGTGGAGGACGTGGTTGGAGATGGATGCTGGGGGCACAGGGGAACATGCTCTCGTATGACGAATCGAAAAGGTTTCCTGGAGTCAAATACTACGTTTGTAG TGCAACACACGATGGCCGCGTAGGGAAGCTTTTCAACACTTATCTTGGCTTTCTGTGCCATATTGCCAGGGGCACAGCTAACAGGGATAGAAGTTTCTATTCTCTGGTTACACAACCATGTTTTTGA
- the LOC122343130 gene encoding gastrula zinc finger protein XlCGF49.1-like, with the protein MAFVKEESEEAFRVKREDTEEQIKIVFIKEESEEVKMEETFRGKREEAEEQTVRKEFWKNGNLKVHMRIHTGEKPYACKQCAKSFTRTDSLKSHLRTHAGEKPFACGQCGKRFPHKATFHNHVRIHTREKPYTCQLCGKTVNRQGKLKIHMRVHTGRNPSPAIAVENASRTKKALISI; encoded by the exons ATGGCGTTTGTTAAAGAGGAGAGCGAAGAAGCGTTCAGAGTCAAACGTGAAGATACAGAGGAACAAATAAAGATTGTGTTCATTAAAGAGGAGAGCGAAGAAGTGAAGATGGAAGAAACATTCAGAGGCAAACGCGAAGAAGCCgaggaacaaacag tgcggaaagagttttGGAAAAACGGAAACCTTAAAGTCCACATgaggattcacaccggagagaagccgtacGCCTGTAAACAATGCGCCAAGAGTTTCACGCGAACCGACAGCCTTAAGAGTCACCTGAGGACTCACgccggagagaaaccgttcgCCTGTGGTCAATGCGGAAAGCGTTTCCCACACAAAGCCACGTTTCACAATCACGTGAGAATTCACACCAGAGAGAAGCCTTACACCTGCCAACTGTGCGGAAAAACGGTGAACCGACAAGGGAAGCTCAAGAttcacatgagagttcacaccggGAGAAACCCTTCGCCTGCGATCGCTGTGGAAAACGCTTCCCGTACAAAGAAAGCTTTAATAAGCATATGA